A stretch of Mya arenaria isolate MELC-2E11 chromosome 14, ASM2691426v1 DNA encodes these proteins:
- the LOC128218000 gene encoding sugar phosphate exchanger 3-like: MWTCHHVVIFILTFTSYSFFHATRKTFSNVKSTISSEWSSTPGNRTLCNKPEKLWTAHHMFDSSKDVETYLGILDAVFMSSYAVGLYISGMIGDRYELRKVLSIGMCLSAISVFVFGPVFEWSHFYNKYTYVLVWILNGLLQSMGWPTVVAIMGNWFGKSSRGFVLGLWSACASVGNIIGALMVSQVLQYGYEYAFLVTSTVLFAGGIINFFALVNSPEELGLESPDEELEETDFDITVNQEGRDSSASFQHTRYDTDPNDTHDTEPLLGDESEVRLQPHLHSSNQRVEALSFKKALLLPGVLMYAFSYFCLKLVNYSFFFWLPYYLHNKFGWDESSADKISIWYDVGGIVGGTIAGIVSDCFGFRSVVVVPMLVLAIPSLIGFSKSPNDMTQNAVLMTVTGYFIGGVANLISAAISADLGKQGPIQGNKAALATVTGIVDGTGSVGAALGQILVPLIQEKLGWFSVFYFFIIMTVLTILCILPMFVREAPEFFREVRGSCRKYRYSWYCGIHKPQDMSANLSVNEDNDEAELSAD, translated from the exons atgTGGACTTGCCATCACGTTGTCATATTTATTCTAACATTTACAAG CTATTCATTCTTTCATGCCACGCGTAAAACATTTAGCAATGTTAAGTCCACCATATCAAGTGAGTGGAGCTCTACCCCTGGAAATAGGACACTTTGCAACAAGCCAGAAAAG TTGTGGACAGCTCATCACATGTTTGATTCCTCAAAAGATGTTGAAACTTACCTTGGAATTCTGGATGCAGTCTTTATGAGCTCATATGCAGTG GGGTTGTACATCAGTGGTATGATTGGCGACAGATATGAGCTACGTAAGGTCTTGTCTATCGGAATGTGTTTGTCGGCCATTTCG GTTTTTGTTTTTGGACCAGTATTTGAATGGTCACATTTCTACAACAAGTACACATACGTACTCGTCTGGATTCTGAATGGCCTTCTGCAGTCAATGGGATGGCCGACGGTTGTAGCCATCATGGGAAACTGGTTTGGAAAATCAAG TCGTGGGTTTGTGCTGGGTCTATGGAGCGCTTGTGCGTCTGTGGGCAACATTATAGGAGCTCTGATGGTCTCTCAAGTGCTGCAGTATGGCTATGAA TATGCATTCCTGGTTACTTCAACAGTATTATTTGCCGGTGGAATCATCAACTTCTTTGCTCTTGTGAACTCGCCAGAAGAATTAG GTCTGGAGAGCCCAGATGAAGAATTAGAAGAGACAGATTTTGATATCACTGTGAACCAAGAAGGACGCGACAGTTCTGCCTCCTTCCAACATACACGATATGACACCGACCCGAATGACACACATGATACAG AACCACTCCTTGGAGACGAGTCAGAAGTGAGATTACAGCCCCATCTCCATAGCAGCAATCAGAGAGTCGAGGCACTGAGCTTCAAGAAGGCCCTTCTATTGCCTGGTGTTCTTATG tatgcattttcttatttcTGCCTGAAGCTGGTGAACTACTCTTTCTTCTTTTGGCTCCCGTATTATCTCCACAACAAGTTTGGTTGGGACGAGTCAAGTGCCGATAAAATATCCATTTGGTATGATGTCGGTGGCATAGTGG gTGGAACAATAGCTGGCATTGTTTCT gatTGTTTTGGTTTCCGTTCTGTGGTGGTTGTTCCTATGTTGGTGCTTGCAATTCCTTCACTGATTGGCTTCAGTA AGTCGCCAAATGACATGACACAGAATGCAGTTCTCATGACAGTAACTGGGTATTTTATTGGGGGTGTGGCCAACCTGATAAGCGCAGCCATATCAGCAGATCTGG GCAAGCAGGGGCCAATACAGGGAAACAAGGCGGCCCTTGCGACTGTCACAGGGATCGTGGACGGCACGGGTAGTGTAGGGGCCGCCCTTGGACAG aTACTTGTGCCTTTAATTCAGGAAAAACTAGGCTGgttttcagtgttttatttctttatcattatG ACCGTGTTAACAATTCTATGCATCTTGCCGATGTTTGTACGAGAGGCACCTGAATTTTTCCGCGAAGTGAGAGGATCGTGTAGAAAATATAGATACTCTTGGTACTGCGGCATTCACAAGCCACAAGACATGTCCGCTAACCTCTCTGTGAACGAGGATAACGACGAAGCTGAGTTGTCTGCTGACTAG